The genomic stretch aaacaaaaataaataaaaccaaagttggaagaaaaaaaagatcaaagatgaaaaatctagagtagaatttagactctcaaaaatacaatattaaaaacatgaaacaaatattgtaaaatatatatatatgaaatttgctttaaaaataggaccTTTTTTTTCGgtaaggtaatagtaggttacaaaaatgaaaattaaaggggtaatgaagaacttaaaaataaaaaagtaattgaaaaattctaatagtaaaaatatatctagaattctctggagctgttgagagcaatgtggggtcagttcagtttcagatagttccttgttccagcttatacttctcaaggtctataggccccttccaatgcttagttaatgctaactacagggttttaatctgtcaCTCTTGTCACTTCCAGAGTGGTTCcctcttgtttttgtttattttggcttccactgtttgcaagtctcttcagtgtctaatttctgacCTCACACAAGGGGGCagggtggtcacttatttaggctcacttgttcagttgtgttgtggggagggaggaacacagcAAACAAAcctcactggtgtgtgtgtggagtgttcTCAGTGTATGAACCACCCTGGCTTTGCCCCAGCTCATCATGGCATGTGCTTTtgtggtctacactgctcaggctccaagTTCCTCTGCAGGGAAACTGTCCAGAGCATACCCTGTgttttgtgcacttcccaggtctgagctgctcaggttcaggttcttgggtactgtGCAAGGGCACAGACTTGATTGGGcttgcgttttgtgcccttcccaggtctgagcagctcaggtggcCAGGTGCTTGGGGAGTGCAGTGACAAGGTGGGCCATACATCTTAATCACCTCCTCGGTCCTGGCCTCTTTGTTTCCTGGGTGCACTGGGAGAGCTCCATCTCAGACATGccttgtgtctcctctggggagctgatctcaggctgtgaccctcctggcagatgtcaactgtccaggatcccaggaagacgtggttagcaactgggagcctgctcacagtttggtggaggatgccattTCTGGGGCTGAGATGGCTCCTTACCTTCCAGCTATGATTGTCgcacacctgcctctctgcctccagcaggggaGGGGCCGGTCCGCAGCCAGCCAGCTCTCCTTTGTTATTGGTTCAGTCCTTTGTTTTCTGAGGGGCCAGGGCCAGGATGTACCTTAGGTTAGAGCCTTTTGCAGGAAAgttccctctttttttccctctttggtTATCCCACAGTTGGGGTTGCTATTTCATGATAACTCCCTCAGACTGTCATCAGGGCATTCATGctcagtccttaccctaagcatgcaaccCACACCTCCCTATCCAGGCCCTGCTCGCTGGTGGCAGACGTAAGTGTCTGGGCTactgggagttgtggttaggcGCCTGTTCTgtggagatttttttcctttctcccagttatgttgccctctgagattccaaactCCCACAGATCCGCAGGTGAGAGGGTTTCCagctgtttggaaacttctcctccttcacgactccctccccaggacggtctctgtccctaactgtTTTGCCTCTTTTTGTCTgttatattttgtcctatctcCTTTCTAAGAGAATGGGATGCCTTTCTGGGAGcttggtgtcctctgccagtgttcaaAAGTTGTTTCATGGAAGTttttcagcattcaaatgatcttttgatgaatttgtggtaggggagaaagtggtctcccctttTGGACCTCCACCAAAATTCCTCCACCATTTTAGGACCATCCCAGGACCTTATtattgacaaaagaggcaagaatgtacaaCTGGAACAAAGACAGCCTCTACaataactggtgctgggaaaactggacagctatatgtaaaagaatgaaattagaacacttccaaacaccatacataaactcaaaatggattacagacctaaatgGAAGACTAGAAACTATTACAAAacaagaggaaaacacaggcagaacactctatgatataaatcaaaacaagagccactatgacccatctcctagagtaacagaaataaaaacaaaagtaaacaagtgggacctgattaaacttaaaagttggaAATTCTCGATTGTCAGTCCTGTCCCATGGATCCACAGCTCCAGTACTGGACATGTACAGTAAGCTATGAAATTAGACTGTCTTGGTCTTTTTATCTGTGCATAGTCACAGTTGTTCAGGCCATCATCAGGCTTCTGTTCTCACATATATTTCAATATCAGCTtatcagggacttctctggttaTCCAGTGGTTGCCACTCaacctgccaattcagggaacatgggtttgatctctgctctggtaagatcccacaagctgaaagGCCACTAAGCCCAAGCAGCACAATggctgagcctatgctctagagcctgccagctgcaactactgaagctggagtgcctagagcctgtactctggaacaagagaagtcaccccaATGAGAAGTTTATCTGCTATAACTAAAgcatagcccccactcaccacaaccagaaaAACCCCCtgtgtgcagcagcaaagacccagtccAGCCAAAAttacataaacaaacaaatgaatcttTTAAGAAAGAACCTGCCTCACAGTGTGGGGCACATCACTTccacctctggtcagggaactaagatcctacacgcAGTGGAGCAACTACTGAACCTGGGCATCGAGACTGGAGTGTCTGTGCACTTCAATAAAAGATCCCATGTGACACAATGATGTTTCAACATTCCCCAAATAAGGCCCAATGgggtgaaagaaagaaagcatttgtTTAAGAAATCAGCTCatcaatttctacaaaaatggtgctgggaaaactggacagctacatgtaaaagaacaaaatgacAGCACTTCCTAacaaatacacaaacataaacagaggatgagttggtttgACAGCATAACCCATTCAATCgaaatgaacttgagcaaactccaagagacagtggggACACAGAGCCTGGTttgctacagtccactgggttgcaaagagttggacactggttagactgagcaacaacaacaaggttCTGGTATAATatcttaatatataaatgtaactaTAAAATcgacaatatattttaaaatcaatactgAATGGCAGTACCCAACTTTCTTATTCTCCCACTTCTTACATTGTCTTcacttatgttgttctccttgaATATCTGGATCTCAGAACCTCCCCTCCACCCAGTAGATGAACGCAGTATTAGGAAGTGAACAAGCTAAAACTAAAGTCAGAGACAGCACAGTAGCtcacttttattttctgcagTTAACAATCACCAAACAAACTATGTGGACCCTGAGCCCTCAAATAGCACCACAGACACAAGATGAAGCCCGATCAAACTATTGCAGAAAGAAATGCCCAATGGAAGCACACTTGAAGGTAGGGCACATGGGCAAGGTTTAAGCCCCTCTTCCGTGTGGAGACTAAGCAAAAAGAGGGTGCAAAAAGTGCTGCAAGGTCCACCTCACCAGGGAAACCTGCTCCAGAAAGAAGGCGACAGCTGTGTCGAGCAGGTCATGGTCTTCAGCAGTCAAACGGCTACaagggaaggaaaatgaaattcaagTTCTCgccaaggaggaagaggagaatgtCCTCCCTCTGTCCCCGCACACGGACAAGCCCAAAGTACCACACTTCTCCTCTAGGCTTAACCCTCCATTATGGCTCCTCCTGGGCCAAGACTGGTCACCACCCACCACTCTgtccctcaccccagcccccttTAGAACTTACAGAACCAACATGCGGCCATTAACGTAGAGCTCCCTCCGAACCGGCCATCGCAGTTGAGTACGTTGAGTCAGGAGGTGGCGGGCGTAGTCTGCCCGCCCAGGCGTTGCGAAAGGCACGGCAAGGGTGCTGGTGGAGATACGGTTAAGGCACCATCCACACGAATCATTTGCCTGTACGTCAGGCTCCCTGCTCACGGAGACCCGCCTTCTCCCACAAGGCTGCCGCTGGACACCCTGCATATCACCGCCCGACCCTCTGGATCCCTTCAGGTTGCTTTTCCTCACCACCTTCCCCTGGCTGCCAGACCACTCCTGACCCATACCCTCCAGCCCCCCAGAGTACCCTCCCCCTACACTTTAGGCCCCGCTGCCTGCAACCTCCAAACCACCCCTAGCCCACCCCCCACACCCTCAGCCGCCCGGCCCACCAGGGCTCCTGGAATAGGATACAACTGGAAGACTAGGTTACTCTGAGCTCCGGCTCCGGGTGCAGGGTCTCCACCAAGCCCTGGTCTGTGGGGTGCCCCCGGGATCTGCGGAATGGCACGGGCTGCACCACCTGACTCTCCGGCAGTGCTGGGGTCTCTGGGATCAGCCATGTCACCGGGGCCAGCAGGGACTCCTCGACTGACAGCGTCTCCAGGGCCAGCTGGGTCGCCAGGGCCATGGcggccaccagcaccacctggcaCACCTTGGCCACCATGTGCTGTGCCTGCTGCAGAGGCCACGGCACCTGCATCTTCATTGGCTGCCCTCATGGCTCCTCCACCGTGTGCCTTGGACTCCATCTTGAACCGCTCTGCCCCGCCCTCCGTGGCGGGAAAGTCTGAACCGTCCCTACTGATTACAGCCCTGTGATGAGACCTGCAACTCAGCATAGGCAGAGCGCCTGCGCACACACACCCTGGTCCTGCCTCACGATTGGTTCCCACCGACCGTTGGTTCCCGCGATGACTGCAGGCTCTCGGGCAAGGGGCTCTCCCTGCTGAAGTTTCATGCAGTTCACGTGCCATGTCTCCCCAATGCGCGTGCGCAGACGCACACCCACGTGGTCTGGGCCCTCTGTGTCAGCCCTGCCTCGGACCCGGAAGCCCGGTAAACTGCTCAGCCGTGAGGCCTCTGGGTGGCGCTCCACCCTTTAGTGTGGGGGCAGCTTCTCAGTGCGCATGCTCAAACAGACCCCGCCCCACTCCTCAGGGCCCCTGACTGTTTCCACTCCAAGCCTGTAAACCCCAAGTGAGCCCCGGTCCCTGTGCACCTCCAAGTCTGTGTTGCTGCCAGCCTGGCGTCGCTCACAGGTGACCATCCTGCTGAGCGCAGGTCCTTGTCATCAACTCCCAGAAGGGAGTTGGGAACCCCTGGGTCAGGGCCGGTCTGTCCCTCTGGTGTCTCACACATAGctcatgtgcatgtatgtgcgtCTGTGTGCGTGAGCGCATGGGCAGGTGCATGTACATGGGCGTGTGCATGGGTGTTTGTGAGAGAGAGCACGTGCACAGATTCATGCACATAGGCGTTTGATtgtgcatatctgtgtgtgtgcccgAGAGAGTGCCCTTACACAGGTGCCTTCCCATCGgcatgtgcatgtgtctgtgtgtggaggTGCTTGCACACGGGCATATATGTATTCTCACGAGAGAGTGTGTGGTCAGCTGCATGCACATGGGAGGGTccctgtgtacatgtgtgtatgtgtgtgtgtgtgtgtgtgtgtgcgtgtcaaAGAGAGCATGGTTGAGTTGCATTCACATgggcatgtgtgtctgtgtgtatgcctGCACAGGTGCCTTCACATGGCAGTGGGGTGGCCTGGCCCTGGAGGCATGATACCGGGGATGCAGAGCCTGCTGTGCCTGCCCACCTGAGGCGGGGCCTGCTGTTGTGCTCACTGGGGACGGCATGGGGCTGGGCTGCCTGGggctccaggcacacaggctGCAGGGACTCCAGGCTGTGGGCTTGCCCAGGGCCCCTCAGAAGCACCAGAGTAACTGGCTAGACTCAAGGACTGGGGGAAGGGCAATGTTCCCCTGGACACTGCCCAGTCTCTTGCCCTCTCCCGTCCCTGGTCCCCACCCCCTGGCTGGAGAATCCTCTCAGCCCTCAAATCCAAGGCCAGCAGCATTCCCCCACCCTTATTGCAAGGAGAGGTGCGGGCAGTGCCTGCTCACGGGTGGGGCATGGCTGTCCCACCTTCCCACCCACCCAGTTTCTCTCCATTCTGGCTCCCAGTCAGTGTGGGTAGACCCTGTCTAATGCCTGTGTCTCTCCCCTGCTCTGTGGCCTTGAGGACCCCAGCAGGGAGCCTGGACACATCTCTCCCTCAGGGGCCCACTGTCAGGTTGGGGGGACATTTGTAAGGGTAGTCATGCTCTAGAAGGGGGCTCACTAACTACGATGGACTAGAGGGCAAGGGGCTAAGCCACAGGACCCACCAGCGTCCTTCCTCTGAACACTGTTCATCTACACCTATGCTCTTAATCCGTAGTGATAGCTAACActtgctacagtccatatgaTGTTTCATATgctttccatattttcttctatCGAGTCAGTTTTCAGACAGTATTGCCATGTTCGCATCCAGTCTCCCATGATGCAGGTCTCCTCCACACAAATCACACACACCCACTCTCTCCCCAACACCAGCGGCTCAAAGTCTTGTGCATTTTGGTTTCTGCATTTCTCGAAATATGATGACCGTAGTGCTCCAGCAGGCACTGGGCTTAAGTTGGGTCTGAATGGTGAGATCTGCAAATGAAAATGATAGTGCCAATGACAAATAATGTGTGTGACAAGAGAGTGACAGAAGTATGAAGGAAAGACACTGTATGATAGAATGAGTTTCTCAGAGAGTTTACCACTGTGACAGGTGCATGGTTTTGAGTGAGTGTGACAGAGGGAATGTGTGATTGGGACAGGAATTTAAAAGGACAGAAAGTGACGGGAAGAGACTAAGATGCAGATGATACTGATAGTGGTAGCGAGCCCCGAAGGTGATAGATGATAGCTTAACATGTACAGTGAATGCTGAACGTTGCCACCAGATTTGTGGTCTCCAAAGGAAAACTCTAATTCTGGAACCAAGAGACACAGTTCCAGTCACCCAGTAGTTTGTGTAgtagaaattttattaaagtgaaagggatagaaaaagcttctgacatagctATCAGAACAGGGTAGTAAGAGTACCCAGTTTGCTAGTTTAAGCAGAGCATTATATACTTTTCTGCTACCTGCTGAGAATAGAAAAAAGGATGACTCAAGGCTATGAAAATTTTGCCTAGACCCTTTCCCATAGCATACATCCCAGGATTTATCAGCAGGATATTAACCAGAAGAAATGGGTTAACCCAGAGCTCAAGGCCATGGAAGTTTTACCCAGACCTTCTCCTGTAACATAGGTtctgagctaaaaaaaaaaagcatgtcctTGAGCAAGAGATTCTGCTGCCTACCAGGCCTCTGTGTCAAagtaaaaagaatgtgaaaaagaaagaatgttcacCTCCTCCTTAAAGAGCCTTGGTCTCCCTAGCAACCCGGCTAAGTTAACCCTCTCACAGATACCATGACAGAGTGAGTGTGTGGCACACCGAGTGTCAGAGAAAGAGTCTAGGAGAGATCGGGTGTGAGAGAGAATAAGTGTGATGGAAAAAGCATTATGGAGTGACACAGGAATACAACAGAAAGAGTGTGTGTGACAGATAATCTGACTCAGTATGAGAAAGCAAATCTCAGAAATACTATGTACAGAAGAAAATGGGTCTGTCACACATGTCAGAGTGTGACAGGCAGTGAAGCTGACCATGGGAGGCAGCAGCCTGGAAAGGTGGATCAGTCCTCAGGGCCCATGTTTCCCTGAGGGCGGCCATCCCCAGGTCTCCACCAGTCTGGAGGAAGTCAGCAACTTGACTTGGCTCAGATGCCCAAGCCACGTTCTTCCCAATCAGTTTCATCAGTAATAAAGCTGATATTTAGGTTGAAACACATGCAAGGGGGGTGTGTCAGAGGCTGCAGATGGTAAGCTGGACCTGTTTGAAAGGAGTGGTAGGAGACACACAGCAGGCATGAGTGGGTGGTGTCAGTGAACTCCTAGGGGAAATGATTCAGGTGGTCCAATTTGTAAgtctgttcagttcagccgctgagtcgtgtctgactctttgcgacctcatgaaccgcagcatgctaggcctccctgtccatgaccaactcccggagtttacccaaatcatggccattgagtcagtgatgccatccccctatctcatcctctgtcatccctttctcctgttgccttcaatctttcccagcatcagggtcttttcagatgagtcagctttcacatcaagtggccaaagtattggagtttcagcttcaacatcagtccttccaatgaacacccaggactcatctcctttaggatggactgcttggatctccttgtagtccaagggactctcaagagtcttctccaacaccacagttcaaaagtatcaattctcttctgctcagctttctttatagttcaactcacacctacacatgactactggaaaaacaataatgTTGACTACTCAGAACTTTCTTGACaaattaatatctctgctttttaatatgctgtccaggttggtcataactttccttccaaggagtaaatgtattgtaatttcatggctgtagtcaccatctgcagtgatttttgagctcccaaaaataaagtctgccactgtttccacatctatttgccatgaagtgatgggattcgatgccatgatcttagttttctgaatgttgagctttaagccaactttttcactctcctctttcaccttcatcaagaggctctttagttcttcttcactttctgccataagggtggtgtcatctgcatatatgacgttatttcatatttctcccggcaatcttgatttcagcttgtgcttcttccagcccagcatttctcatgctgtactctgcatataagttaaataagcagggtgacaatatacagccttgacgtactccttttcctatttggaaccagtctgttgttccatgtccagttctaactgttgcttcctgacctgcatacaggtttctcaagaggcaggtcaggtgatctagtattcccatccctttcagaatttcccacagtttattgtgatccacagagtcaaaagttttggcatagtcaataaagcagatatagatgtttttctggaactgtcttgctttttcaatgatccagcagatgttggcaatttgatctctggttcctctgccttttctaaaaccagcttgaacatctgaaacttCATgcttcacatattgctgaagtctggcttggagaattttgagcattacattactagagtgtaagatgagtgcaaatatgcagtagtttgagcattctttggcatttcctgtctttgggattggaatgagaactgaccttttcctgtcctgtggccgctgctgagttttccaaatttgctgacatattgactgcagcactttcacagcatcatctttcaggatttgaaatagctcttctggaattccatcacctccatgagctctgctcatagtggtgcttcctaaggcccacttgacttcacattccaggatgtctgcctctaggtgtgtgatcacaccattgtgattatctgggtcatgaagatatttttttgtactgttcttctgtgtattcttgccacctcttcttaatatcttctgcttctgttaggtccataccatttctgtcctttattgagcccatcttcgcatgaaatgttcccttggtatctctaattttcttgaagcgatgtctagtctttcccattctattgtttcctctatttctttgcattgatcactgaggaaggctttcttatctctccttgctattctttggaactctgcattcaaatgggtacatcttcccttttctcctttgcttttcacttctcttcttttcataggtatttgtaaggcctcctcagacagccattttg from Cervus elaphus chromosome X, mCerEla1.1, whole genome shotgun sequence encodes the following:
- the LOC122689768 gene encoding EKC/KEOPS complex subunit LAGE3-like; protein product: MLSCRSHHRAVISRDGSDFPATEGGAERFKMESKAHGGGAMRAANEDAGAVASAAGTAHGGQGVPGGAGGRHGPGDPAGPGDAVSRGVPAGPGDMADPRDPSTAGESGGAARAIPQIPGAPHRPGLGGDPAPGAGAQSNLVFQFTLAVPFATPGRADYARHLLTQRTQLRWPVRRELYVNGRMLVLRLTAEDHDLLDTAVAFFLEQVSLVRWTLQHFLHPLFA